A portion of the Ricinus communis isolate WT05 ecotype wild-type chromosome 10, ASM1957865v1, whole genome shotgun sequence genome contains these proteins:
- the LOC8276494 gene encoding importin-5: MAATDPTQLQKLSLLLGPDPSHLESLLNSLMSSSNEQRSTAESLFNLCKEANPDSLLLRLAHLLSSSSLSEIRAMSAILLRKHLTRVNDSFLYPKLSESTRSTIKHMLLSSLQQETAKSITKKINDTISELAASILPDGGWPELLPFMFQCVTTQNFNLQESALLIFARLAQFIGETLFPYLTTLHELFFNCLSNSTSADVRIAALNASVSFIQCLSSNNDREKFQDLLPLMMRALTEALNSQQEVTAQEALELLIELAGSEPRFLRKQIVEVVGSMLQIAEAESLEEGTRHLAIEFVITLAEARERAPGMMRKLPQFVHRLFMVLMGMLLDIEDDPVWHSAEVEDEDAGETSNYGFGQECLDRLSISLGGNTVVPVASEVLQAFLAAPEWEKHHAALIAIAQIAEGSSKVMIKNLEQVVSMVLNSFQDPHPRVRWAAINAIGQLSTDLGPDLQVKYHQRVLPALAGAMDDFQNPRVQAHAASAVLNFSENCTPDILAPYLDGIVSKLLILLQNGKQMVQEGALTALASVADSSQEQFQKYYVAVMPYLRTILLSANDKSNRMLRAKAMECISLVGMAVGRDKFTDDARQVMDFLMSLQGTQMEADDPTTSYMLQAWARLCKCLGQDFLPYMQVVMPPLLQSAQIKPDVTITSADSDVDIDDDDDSIETITLGDKRIGIKTSVLEEKATACNMLCCYADELKEGFFPWIDQVATTMVPLLKFYFHEEVRKAAVSVMPELLCSAKLAIEKGQSQGRNESYLKQLSDYIIPALVEALHKEPEVEICTSMLDALSECIQFSGPLLDEKQVRSIVDEIKQVITASATRKQERVERAKAEDFDAEEEELLKEENEQEEELFDQVGDLLGALIKTFRVSFLPLFDEISSYITPMWGKDKTAEERRIATCIFDDVVEQCRDAALKYYGTYVPFLLEACNDENPDVRQAAVYGVGVCAEFGRSVFKPFVGEALSKLNIVISDPNKLHADNVMAYDNAVSALGKICQFHRDSINASQVVPAWLRCLPLKSDLIEAKLVHDQLCSMVERSDIELLGLNNQYLPKIILVFAEVICAGKDLATEQTANRMINLLRQLQQMLPPATLASTWSSLEPQQQLALQSILSS, encoded by the exons ATGGCAGCCACCGATCCAACTCAATTACAGAAACTCTCCCTTCTCCTCGGTCCCGACCCGAGTCACTTGGAATCCCTACTAAACAGCCTTATGTCATCTTCCAACGAGCAGCGCTCTACCGCTGAGTCACTTTTCAATCTCTGCAAAGAAGCCAATCCCGACTCGCTCCTCCTTAGACTCGCTCACCTTCTCTCATCTTCTTCTCTCTCCGAGATTCGTGCTATGTCCGCTATTCTCCTTCGTAAACATCTCACACGCGTCAATGACTCCTTTTTATATCCGAAACTTAGCGAGTCAACTCGTTCTACAATTAAACACATGCTTCTATCTTCTCTCCAGCAAGAAACGGCAAAAtctataactaaaaaaataaacgaCACCATCTCAGAACTTGCTGCTTCTATTTTGCCTGATGGAGGATGGCCTGAGTTGCTACCGTTTATGTTTCAGTGTGTGACTACacagaattttaatttacaagAATCAGctcttttgatttttgcaAGATTGGCTCAATTTATTGGTGAAactttatttccttatttgaCTACTCTACATGAACTGTTCTTTAATTGTTTAAGTAATTCAACTAGCGCGGATGTTAGAATTGCTGCTTTGAATGCATCTGTTAGTTTTATACAATGTTTGTCGAGTAATAATGACCGTGAAAAGTTTCAAGATTTGTTACCATTGATGATGCGTGCTTTGACGGAGGCATTGAATAGTCAACAAGAGGTAACAGCACAAGAAGCACTTGAATTGTTGATTGAATTAGCAGGGAGTGAGCCTAGGTTTTTGAGGAAGCAAATTGTTGAAGTTGTAGGGTCAATGTTGCAAATTGCGGAGGCAGAGAGTTTAGAAGAAGGAACGAGACATTTGGCTATAGAGTTTGTGATTACATTAGCTGAGGCACGAGAGAGGGCACCTGGAATGATGAGAAAGTTGCCGCAGTTTGTGCATAGGTTGTTCATGGTGTTAATGGGAATGTTATTGGATATAGAAGATGATCCTGTGTGGCATAGCGCTGAGGTTGAGGATGAGGATGCTGGTGAGACTAGTAATTATGGGTTTGGACAGGAGTGTTTGGATAGGCTATCCATTTCTCTTGGTGGGAATACTGTTGTTCCTGTTGCCTCCGAGGTTTTGCAGGCTTTCTTGGCGGCTCCGGAGTGGGAGAAGCATCATGCTGCGCTTATTGCCATTGCACAAATTGCTGAGGGTTCATCTAAG GTGATGATAAAGAATCTTGAGCAGGTAGTTTCTATGGTCTTAAACTCATTCCAAGATCCCCACCCCCGAGTGAGGTGGGCAGCTATAAATGCCATTGGACAATTGTCAACTGATCTGGGTCCAGATTTGCAAGTGAAGTATCATCAGAGAGTGCTGCCTGCTTTAGCTGGAGCAATggatgattttcaaaatcctCGAGTTCAG GCTCATGCTGCTTCAGCAGTTCTCAACTTCAGTGAAAATTGCACCCCTGATATACTGGCGCCATACTTGGATGGAATTGTTAGCAAACTTCTTATACTCCTACag AATGGGAAGCAAATGGTGCAAGAGGGTGCCTTGACGGCTTTAGCATCAGTTGCTGATTCATCACAG GAGCAATTTCAGAAATATTATGTTGCTGTAATGCCTTACTTGAGAACTATACTGTTGAGTGCAAATGACAAGTCTAATCGTATGCTTCGTGCTAAAGCTATGGAATGCATTAGTCTGGTTGGGATGGCTGTTGGAAGAGATAAATTTACAGATGATGCTAGACAG GTTATGGATTTCCTAATGTCACTGCAAGGAACTCAAATGGAAGCAGATGATCCAACAACAAGCTACATGCTACAA GCATGGGCCAGACTATGCAAGTGTCTTGGGCAGGATTTTCTTCCATATATGCAAGTTGTCATGCCGCCTTTGCTTCAGTCAGCACAAATTAAGCCTGATGTGACCATTACTTCTGCAGATTCTGATGTTGATATTGATGATGACGATGACAG CATTGAAACAATCACTCTTGGAGACAAGAGAATAGGAATCAAGACTAGTGTTCTGGAGGAAAAAGCTACAGCTTGTAACATGCTTTGCTGCTATGCTGATgaattgaaggaaggattttTCCCATGGATTGATCAg GTTGCTACTACTATGGTTCctcttcttaaattttatttccatGAAGAAGTAAGGAAGGCAGCTGTTTCAG TTATGCCGGAGCTACTATGTTCAGCTAAGCTTGCCATAGAGAAGGGTCAATCTCAAGGACGTAATGAGTCATATTTAAAGCAATTATCTGATTACATAATACCAGCTTTGGTGGAGGCCTTACATAAG GAGCCAGAGGTAGAAATTTGTACAAGCATGTTGGATGCATTGAGCGAATGCATACAG TTTTCCGGTCCTCTTTTGGATGAAAAGCAAGTGAGGTCCATTGTAGATGAGATAAAACAGGTCATCACAGCCAGCGCAACTAGAAAACAGGAAAGAGTAGAGAGGGCCAAAGCAGAGGACTTTGATGCAGAAGAAGAGGAGTTATTAAAGGAAGAAAATGAGCAAGAAGAAGAACTCTTTGATCAG GTCGGGGATTTGTTGGGCGCGCTAATTAAGACATTCAGGGTCTCTTTCTTGCCTTTATTCGATGAGATTTCCTCATACATAACGCCTATGTGG GGTAAGGATAAAACAGCAGAAGAGAGGAGAATTGCAACTTGTATATTTGATGATGTGGTGGAGCAATGCCGTGATGCTGCTCTTAA ATATTATGGTACTTATGTTCCTTTCCTTTTGGAAGCCTGCAATGATGAAAATCCAGATGTTCGCCAG GCAGCTGTTTATGGTGTTGGTGTTTGTGCGGAGTTTGGAAGATCTGTGTTTAAGCCATTTGTCGGAG AAGCCCTTTCTAAGTTAAATATTGTAATAAGTGATCCTAATAAACTTCATGCGGACAATGTAATGGCATATGACAATGCTGTTTCAGCTCTTGGAAAAATATGCCAGTTCCATCGGGACAGTATAAATGCATCACAG GTAGTGCCGGCCTGGTTAAGGTGCTTACCCTTAAAGAGTGATTTAATTGAGGCCAAGCTTGTGCACGATCAGCTTTGCTCAATGGTTGAAAG GTCAGATATAGAACTTTTGGGACTGAACAATCAATATCTTCCCAAAATAATACTTGTTTTTGCTGAG GTCATATGTGCAGGCAAAGACTTGGCCACGGAGCAAACTGCTAATAGaatgattaatttattgagGCAACTTCAGCAAATGTTACCGCCTGCTACCCTAGCTTCAACTTGGTCATCCTTAGAGCCACAGCAGCAACTTGCTTTGCAATCTATTCTGTCTTCTTAG
- the LOC8276495 gene encoding ethylene-responsive transcription factor ERN1 has product MEIQFQQQKQHRRSSVPMNKTSKFKGKNRPNNNYNNKNKFVGVRQRPSGRWVAEIKDTTQKIRMWLGTFETAEEAARAYDEAACLLRGSNTRTNFITHVSLDSPLASRIRNLLNNKKAGKEQQTEQEENHEVSTPSNSTVTTATSTSTSSSNMSDNNTPSREIINETQFHEDVYKPDMSNCRDEFELVSSQSDLTWAFGPGYDRFSFTQEVLDFPKDMLLSEADDLEFTEFDRMKVERNISACLYAINGVQEYMETVHDPVEALWDLPPIS; this is encoded by the coding sequence ATGGAGATTCAGTTCCAGCAGCAAAAGCAGCATAGAAGATCAAGTGTTCCAAtgaacaaaacaagcaaaTTCAAGGGGAAAAATAGGcctaataataattacaataaCAAGAACAAGTTTGTTGGTGTTAGGCAAAGGCCTTCTGGTAGATGGGTAGCTGAGATCAAAGACACAACACAAAAGATAAGGATGTGGCTTGGCACTTTTGAGACAGCTGAAGAGGCTGCaagagcttatgatgaagctGCGTGCCTTCTCCGCGGATCAAACACTCGAACCAACTTCATTACTCATGTCTCCTTGGATTCTCCTCTTGCTTCCAGGATTAGAAATCTCCTTAACAACAAGAAAGCAGGAAAAGAACAGCAAAcagaacaagaagaaaatcatGAAGTCTCTACCCCATCAAATAGCACCGTCACTACTGCCACTAGCACTAGTACTAGCAGCAGCAATATGAGTGATAACAATACCCCTTCAAGGGAGATAATAAATGAAACCCAGTTTCATGAAGATGTATACAAACCGGATATGAGCAACTGCAGAGATGAATTTGAATTGGTTTCTTCTCAGTCTGATCTTACATGGGCATTTGGACCTGGGTATGATAGGTTTTCATTTACTCAGGAAGTATTGGACTTCCCGAAAGATATGCTGCTGTCGGAGGCAGATGACCTGGAATTTACAGAATTTGACAGGATGAAAGtagaaagaaatatatctGCATGTCTATACGCCATAAATGGGGTGCAAGAATATATGGAAACTGTTCATGATCCTGTTGAAGCTTTGTGGGATCTTCCACCAATCAGTTAA